In Mastomys coucha isolate ucsf_1 unplaced genomic scaffold, UCSF_Mcou_1 pScaffold20, whole genome shotgun sequence, one DNA window encodes the following:
- the Mfap5 gene encoding microfibrillar-associated protein 5 — protein MLFFGQKALLLVVALSIPSDWLPLGVSGQRGDDVPETFTDDPNLVNDPPTDDTVLADITPSTDDLDGDRNTTAECRDEKFACTRLYSVHRPVRQCVHQACFTSLRRMYIINNEICSRLVCREHEAMKDELCRQMAGLPPRRLRRSNYFRLPPCENMNLQRPDGL, from the exons ATGCTGTTCTTTGGGCAGAAGGCCTTGCTGCTTGTCGTGGCACTCAGCATCCCCTCAG aCTGGCTACCCCTAGGGGTCAGTGGTCAACGAGGAG ATGATGTGCCCGAGACATTCACAGACGACCCTA ATCTGGTGAACGATCCTCCGACGGACGATACAG TTCTGGCTGATATTACACCTTCTACAGATGACCTGG ATGGTGACAGAAATACTACTGCAG AGTGCCGGGATGAGAAGTTTGCTTGTACAAGATTGTACTCTGTCCATCGGCCAGTCAGACAGTGTGTGCACCAGGCCTGCTTCACCAG TTTACGGCGCATGTACATCATCAATAATGAGATCTGTTCCCGACTTGTCTGTAGAGAACATGAAGCTATGAAAG ATGAGCTTTGCCGGCAGATGGCAGGCCTGCCTCCAAGGCGACTCCGCCGCTCCAACTACTTCCGACTTCCTCCCTGTGAAAATATGAATTTGCAGAGACCCGATGGTCTGTGA